In Capsicum annuum cultivar UCD-10X-F1 chromosome 11, UCD10Xv1.1, whole genome shotgun sequence, one genomic interval encodes:
- the LOC107847208 gene encoding LOW QUALITY PROTEIN: mannan endo-1,4-beta-mannosidase 1 (The sequence of the model RefSeq protein was modified relative to this genomic sequence to represent the inferred CDS: inserted 2 bases in 1 codon; deleted 1 base in 1 codon; substituted 2 bases at 2 genomic stop codons), with amino-acid sequence MSYTRTCISGLFLLFLTLTCEANSGXFELNXSPFLFNGFNSYWLMHVAAESTERXKVTEVLKDASAAGLSVCRAWAFSDGGDRALQISPGVYDEHNRVFQGLDFVISEAKKYGVRLILSFVNQWNDFGGKAQYIQWARNAGAYISNDDDFYTHPLLKKYYKNHIEKVITRLNSITRVAYKDDPTIMAWELMNEPRDQADYSGKTVNAWVQEMASFVKSLDNKHLLEVGMEGFYGDSIPERKSVNPGYQVGTDYISNHLINEIDFATIHAYTDQWLSGQSDDAQFAWMERWITNHWQDARTILKKPLVLAEFGKSSRGQGSRDTFMSNVYRNVYNLAKEGGTMAGSLVWQLMAHGMENYDDGYCIVLGQNPSTTQIISDQAHVMASLAQSFNQPH; translated from the exons ATGTCTTATACAAGGACTTGTATTTCTGGGCTCTTTCTTTTGTTCCTAACTCTCACATGTGAAGCGAATTCGGG TTTTGAACTCAATTGATCCCCTTTTCTATTTAATGGTTTCAATTCCTATTGGTTGATGCATGTTGCTGCCGAGTCTACTGAGAGGTAAAAGGTCACTGAGGTTCTTAAAGATGCTTCTGCTGCTGGCCTTTCTGTTTGTCGCGCCTGGGCTTTCAGTGATGGAGGTGACAGGGCATTACAAATATCACCTGGCGTTTATGATGAACATAAT CGTGTTTTTCAG GGCTTGGATTTTGTGATCTCGGAAGCTAAGAAATATGGTGTTCGCTTAATCTTGAGCTTTGTAAACCAATGGAATGACTTTGGAGGAAAAGCTCAATATATTCAGTGGGCACGGAATGCAGGAGCTTATATTAGTAATGACGATGATTTCTATACTCATCCCTTGCTAAAAAAATACTACAAGAATCACATTGAG AAAGTGATTACAAGGTTGAATAGCATTACTAGAGTTGCTTACAAAGATGACCCAACAATCATGGCATGGGAACTCATGAATGAGCCACGTGACCAAGCTGACTATTCAGGAAAAACTGTTAAT GCTTGGGTTCAAGAAATGGCAAGTTTTGTGAAGTCACTAGACAACAAACACTTATTGGAGGTTGGAATGGAGGGATTTTATGGTGATTCAATTCCTGAAAGGAAATCGGTTAATCCTGGTTATCAAGTTGGAACAGATTATATAAGTAACCATCTTATCAATGAGATTGATTTTGCCACTATCCATGCATACACTGACCAATg GTTGTCCGGACAAAGTGACGATGCACAATTTGCGTGGATGGAAAGGTGGATAACAAACCATTGGCAAGATGCAAGAACCATATTAAAGAAACCTCTAGTGCTTGCTGAATTCGGAAAGTCTAGCAGAGGTCAAGGATCAAGAGACACATTCATGAGTAATGTGTATAGGAATGTGTACAATTTGGCAAAAGAAGGGGGAACCATGGCAGGAAGCTTAGTATGGCAACTCATGGCACATGGAATGGAGAATTATGATGATGGTTATTGCATTGTTTTGGGCCAAAATCCTTCAACTACACAAATAATTTCTGACCAAGCTCATGTCATGGCGTCGTTGGCTCAATCTTTCAATCAACCACATTGA